Below is a genomic region from bacterium.
TCCCTCTGGTGCCACGTCTCCCCTTTGGTAACGAACCAAAGGTTACTTCTCGCTCCTTTCCCTGCTCAGGAGTGATTCTTACCTTTTTTACCTTTTGAATAGCACCAACGACTTGATCGCCATCTTTGACTCCAATCAGAATTACCCCAAGCGCTGGTTGACTTCGCACAGGCAGGTCTTTCTTCTTAACAACAAGTCCGTATCCAAGCTCTGTAAAAAGTGCAATCTCAGCACTCATCATAAGCACCCCTCTCAGCTCATCACCATCGCGAAGCTTCATGATACGCTTTCCATTCTTTTTCAGGCCAGAGAGTTCATCTACCGTGAATGCAAATCCGAGTCCGTGAGCACTGATCAAGGCAAGCGTTGCTCCTTCTTCGATCTTTGAAGAAGAATTATCTAGAGACAACAACTCCTGTGATGGTGTTTTGCTATGAAGTGCAAAGCTTTCCACAACCCGTTCTCCGTCACGAAATTTTAGGAACTTCTGGATTGGACTCCCATAGCCGCTAGACGAAGGAAACTGATCAACTGAAAGCGAGTATAGGTATCCAAGATTCGTAACAAATATGACTGAATCGACAGTCGACAACGGATGGGCATGAAGAATCTCATCGCCCTCTCGAAGTCGTGTTGTCGCAATATCATTCGTTTGTCGTACACGCTTAATCCAACCATCCCAAGTAACTATGGCAAAGACATCCTCTTCAACAATAAAATCGCTAGCGCTGATTTCTATCTCCTCATAGCTTTTCACTATCTTAGAGCGCCGCGTATCGCCGTATTTCTTTTCTACTGAGTCTAGATCTTTTTCCACGAGGGCACGGATTTTAGCTCTACTCTTTAGAATGCTATCAATCTCTTTCATTCGAACCGTTTTCGCTTCCAACTCACCCCGAATATCTTCAATCGAAGTCTTTGAGAGTTGATACACTCGCATGTCAACCACAGCAAAGCTCTGAACTTCACTGAGTTTGAAGCGTTTCCGCAACTTGGTCGCAGCATCAGTCCTGCCTTCACTCCTTCGAATAATCTTTAAAGCCTCATCGAGCGCATCGTAGATGGCAACCAGCCCCTCCAAGATATGAACACGATGGGCAAGATTCTTCCGCTCATATCGAAGTCGCTTTTCAACCACTTCCTCCCGAAAGTCGAGAAAAAACTGCAGACACTTCTTCAATGAGAGTAGCTCTGGACGACTTGCTCCTGACCCTGTGGGAGTCAGTGCTGTGAAGTTTACGGGAAAGTTAGATTCTAATGGTGTATGCTTGTAGAGATAGGCTATTACAAGCTCTGGATCAGCTCCCGAGGCAAGCTCAAGTACAATCCGAACATCTTCTGTTGACTCATCTCGGACATCGATGATCTGCGGAACTTTCTTGCCAATGATAAGGTCCGCAATCTTCTCTACAAGCTGAGCCTTATTTAATGCATACGGGATAGATGTGATGACAATCGCCTCTTTTCCTCGGGGAAGCACCTCCGACTTCCACTCTCCTCGCATCCGTATTGAGCCACGGCCCGTTCGATAAATCTCATCAATCTCTTTCTTGGAATTGAGAATCAGGCACCCGGTTGGAAAATCCGGCGCTTTTACATATCCGCTTAACTTAGCTGTTGAAAGCTCGGGATCCCTTAACAACGCCTTTAATCCCTTCACTAGCTCACTTAAGTTGTGAGGAGGAATGCTGGTTGCCATCCCAACTGCGATTCCTGATGCCCCATTCATTAAAAGCTGCGGAATGCGACTAGGAAGCACCTCTGGCTCCGTGACGGTTGAATCAAAGTTCTCACGAAAGCCGACTGTTTCCTCACCAATCTCGCCGATAGCCTCAAGTGCAA
It encodes:
- a CDS encoding DNA topoisomerase 4 subunit A, which produces MAEIETTLQQESRDRYLTYALSVVTGRALPDVRDGLKPVQRRILYAMASNLKLNPEGSHRKSAAVVGEVLARYHPHGDTACYDALVRMAQDFSLRYPLIDGQGNFGSLDGDSAAAYRYTESKLLPIALEAIGEIGEETVGFRENFDSTVTEPEVLPSRIPQLLMNGASGIAVGMATSIPPHNLSELVKGLKALLRDPELSTAKLSGYVKAPDFPTGCLILNSKKEIDEIYRTGRGSIRMRGEWKSEVLPRGKEAIVITSIPYALNKAQLVEKIADLIIGKKVPQIIDVRDESTEDVRIVLELASGADPELVIAYLYKHTPLESNFPVNFTALTPTGSGASRPELLSLKKCLQFFLDFREEVVEKRLRYERKNLAHRVHILEGLVAIYDALDEALKIIRRSEGRTDAATKLRKRFKLSEVQSFAVVDMRVYQLSKTSIEDIRGELEAKTVRMKEIDSILKSRAKIRALVEKDLDSVEKKYGDTRRSKIVKSYEEIEISASDFIVEEDVFAIVTWDGWIKRVRQTNDIATTRLREGDEILHAHPLSTVDSVIFVTNLGYLYSLSVDQFPSSSGYGSPIQKFLKFRDGERVVESFALHSKTPSQELLSLDNSSSKIEEGATLALISAHGLGFAFTVDELSGLKKNGKRIMKLRDGDELRGVLMMSAEIALFTELGYGLVVKKKDLPVRSQPALGVILIGVKDGDQVVGAIQKVKKVRITPEQGKEREVTFGSLPKGRRGTRGKKVVARGGIMTVEEMQ